In Devosia beringensis, a single window of DNA contains:
- a CDS encoding ABC transporter ATP-binding protein has protein sequence MTAIILDDLGKTFDGVPAIQPTSLALDSGSFTALLGPSGCGKTTLLRLIAGFERPSTGTIQLGDRLVAGPHISVPPERRSLGIVFQSYALWPHMDVAANVAYPLLARGVAKAEIAVRVAKALAMVSLTGLGSRSVDALSGGQRQRVALARCLVTGTDIILLDEPLANLDVHLRAEMLDVFARLHRDTGATIVFVTHDQAEALALADRIVVLDKGAVQQSGAPEQIYAEPANAMVAGFVGRGVTVRGVRLDGRVEVAGITLPTRGQAGSATPLLLLRPEHLTLAETGIAATIATTRYTGAAYDATAILASGETLLLSMPQRMAPGTPVHLAVSDAWIVPG, from the coding sequence ATGACCGCGATTATTCTCGACGACCTCGGCAAGACCTTTGACGGCGTGCCGGCCATCCAGCCCACCAGTCTGGCGCTGGATTCCGGCTCCTTCACCGCGTTGCTGGGGCCCTCTGGCTGCGGAAAGACCACCCTCTTGCGGCTGATTGCCGGTTTCGAACGACCGAGTACCGGCACGATCCAACTCGGCGATCGTCTGGTGGCCGGGCCGCATATCAGCGTGCCACCGGAACGGCGCAGTCTCGGGATCGTGTTCCAGTCCTATGCCTTGTGGCCACATATGGATGTCGCAGCCAATGTCGCCTATCCCCTGCTGGCGCGGGGCGTGGCGAAGGCGGAAATCGCCGTGCGGGTGGCCAAGGCACTGGCCATGGTATCGCTTACCGGGCTGGGATCGCGCAGCGTCGACGCACTGTCAGGCGGGCAGCGACAGCGTGTCGCTCTGGCACGCTGTCTGGTTACCGGCACCGACATTATTCTCCTCGACGAACCCTTGGCCAATCTCGACGTGCATCTGCGCGCCGAAATGCTGGATGTCTTTGCCCGCCTGCACCGCGATACCGGCGCCACCATCGTCTTCGTCACGCATGACCAGGCAGAGGCGTTGGCGCTGGCCGATCGTATTGTCGTTTTGGACAAGGGGGCCGTGCAACAGTCGGGGGCACCCGAGCAGATTTACGCAGAGCCGGCCAATGCAATGGTTGCCGGCTTTGTGGGGAGAGGGGTTACTGTGCGGGGCGTCCGCCTGGACGGACGGGTCGAGGTCGCCGGGATAACCCTGCCGACCCGCGGCCAGGCCGGCAGCGCGACGCCGTTGCTCCTGTTGCGGCCGGAGCATCTGACACTGGCCGAGACCGGCATTGCCGCCACCATTGCGACCACGCGCTATACCGGGGCAGCCTACGATGCCACCGCCATTCTGGCCAGCGGCGAGACCCTGCTGCTGTCGATGCCGCAGCGAATGGCTCCCGGCACGCCGGTCCATCTGGCCGTCAGCGATGCCTGGATCGTGCCGGGCTGA
- a CDS encoding ABC transporter substrate-binding protein, giving the protein MSRKSISTLAVSLLALATSIGAAQAQTSVTFWHSFNGASGEALDEIITKYQAQNPDVVIAAEYVGNYNDIVARLQAAIPANRGPDAVILEVTRYGLFADAGVLADLTPYFDADPLKDELYDYAREIGVIGDKAYIVPFNSSTPVLYYNKAIFEQAGIEGEPALGTFDEILTAAQTVNDALSADGISGIAAPGQFARWGLVMANDSDLIDAMSGEILLDAPNTIEAYEWMASLVHEHQVASADGVTEEDNGRDAFLAGRVGMMFNSTGNYVGAREAIGDDLGVLPMPCNKVCSVPIGGAGIGIMATAAQDVQDAAYDFVSYAASAEANAIWFAATGYLPINRNSAEQPVAAQALASQPGIDVAINSLPNAHGRARTPVVTWMRTTEYDMWQAMALGQREVEETMVQFAADTRAEEAR; this is encoded by the coding sequence ATGTCGCGCAAATCCATTTCCACTCTCGCGGTCAGCTTGCTGGCCCTCGCCACCTCCATCGGTGCCGCCCAGGCCCAGACCTCCGTCACGTTCTGGCATAGCTTCAACGGCGCCTCGGGCGAAGCGCTCGACGAAATCATCACCAAGTACCAGGCGCAGAACCCCGACGTCGTCATCGCAGCCGAATATGTCGGCAATTACAACGACATCGTCGCCCGGCTCCAGGCGGCGATCCCGGCCAATCGCGGCCCTGATGCCGTCATTCTCGAAGTCACCCGCTATGGCCTGTTCGCCGATGCCGGCGTGCTGGCCGACCTGACGCCCTATTTCGACGCCGATCCGCTCAAGGACGAGCTCTACGACTATGCTCGCGAAATCGGGGTTATCGGCGACAAGGCCTATATCGTGCCGTTCAACTCCTCGACCCCGGTGCTGTACTATAACAAGGCCATCTTCGAGCAGGCCGGCATTGAGGGCGAGCCCGCCCTGGGCACGTTCGACGAGATCCTGACGGCAGCCCAGACGGTCAACGATGCGCTGAGTGCCGACGGCATTTCCGGCATTGCCGCGCCCGGCCAGTTCGCCCGCTGGGGCCTGGTCATGGCCAATGACAGCGATCTCATCGACGCCATGAGCGGGGAAATCCTGCTCGACGCTCCCAACACCATTGAGGCCTATGAATGGATGGCATCGCTGGTGCATGAGCATCAGGTGGCCTCGGCCGACGGTGTTACCGAAGAAGACAATGGCCGCGACGCGTTCCTGGCCGGCCGCGTCGGCATGATGTTCAACTCGACCGGCAATTATGTCGGCGCCCGCGAAGCGATCGGCGATGACCTCGGCGTCTTGCCCATGCCGTGCAACAAGGTGTGCTCTGTGCCGATCGGCGGCGCCGGCATCGGCATCATGGCCACCGCGGCCCAGGACGTACAGGACGCCGCTTACGACTTCGTCAGCTATGCCGCCTCGGCCGAAGCCAATGCCATCTGGTTCGCCGCTACCGGCTATCTGCCGATCAACCGCAATTCGGCCGAACAGCCGGTTGCCGCTCAAGCGCTGGCCAGCCAGCCCGGTATCGACGTCGCCATCAACTCCCTGCCCAATGCCCATGGCCGCGCCCGCACCCCGGTCGTGACCTGGATGCGTACCACCGAATACGACATGTGGCAGGCCATGGCCCTGGGCCAGCGCGAAGTCGAAGAGACCATGGTGCAGTTCGCCGCCGATACGCGCGCCGAAGAAGCCCGCTAA
- a CDS encoding carbohydrate ABC transporter permease: MSPKFTPYLLAAPLIAFIAVFTYVPIVTSLDLSFRSWNFMSPERPFVGFDNYWRLLNSASFWNSLTVTSVFAVISVPLRLALALAIASYLKRDALPSRLLRGAIFLPTVTSTVSIAVVFSWVFSTDYGMANGLLVNLGLGRIPWLQDPKLALLVVIFINTWKQLGYDVIIYIAALQAVPQELYDAAAIDGGKRSQVFRRITVPLIMPTTYFLLVISVIEAFQVFTIINVMTRGGPAGATDMVVNLLYRTGFVLFDIGAGSALAVLLFILLIALALLKARIVGQRIHYEA, translated from the coding sequence ATGTCACCCAAGTTTACCCCCTATCTGCTGGCGGCGCCGCTGATCGCCTTCATCGCTGTCTTCACCTATGTGCCGATCGTGACGAGCCTTGATCTGAGCTTTCGCAGCTGGAACTTCATGTCGCCCGAGCGCCCCTTTGTCGGCTTCGACAATTACTGGCGGCTGCTCAACTCGGCCAGTTTCTGGAATTCCCTGACCGTCACCAGCGTCTTTGCGGTGATTTCGGTGCCGCTGCGCCTCGCTTTGGCTCTGGCCATTGCCAGCTACCTCAAGCGCGATGCCCTGCCCTCCCGGCTGCTGCGCGGCGCCATCTTCCTACCCACCGTGACCTCGACCGTGTCGATCGCCGTGGTGTTTTCCTGGGTATTTTCCACCGATTACGGCATGGCCAACGGCTTGCTGGTGAATCTGGGGCTGGGGCGCATTCCCTGGCTGCAGGACCCCAAGCTGGCGCTGCTGGTGGTGATTTTCATCAATACCTGGAAGCAGCTCGGCTACGACGTCATCATCTATATCGCGGCGCTTCAGGCGGTGCCCCAGGAGCTCTATGACGCGGCGGCCATCGATGGCGGCAAGCGCAGCCAGGTGTTCCGGCGCATCACCGTGCCGCTGATCATGCCGACCACCTATTTCCTGCTGGTGATCTCGGTCATCGAGGCATTCCAGGTCTTCACCATCATCAATGTGATGACGCGCGGCGGCCCGGCGGGCGCCACCGATATGGTGGTCAACCTGCTCTACCGCACCGGCTTTGTGCTGTTCGACATCGGCGCGGGTTCGGCGCTGGCCGTGCTGCTGTTCATCCTGCTCATTGCGCTGGCTTTGCTCAAGGCGCGGATCGTCGGCCAGAGGATCCATTATGAGGCATGA
- a CDS encoding carbohydrate ABC transporter permease codes for MRHDLALKSGLALLAGIIFLSPVLYSIWMSFQTASSYYQGGFVATLDNYWRVISEYNFARYLFNSLLVSGLVTLAGLAFATMAAFAFARFDFKGRDLLFGLTVATLMIPSHITLIPNYLTLASAGLLDSYAGLILPAISNGFAAFFLRQYMRGIPRALDEAAYMDGATPLQVLWRVIVPISRPAIFSMGLYIFLAEWNNYIWPLVAVGKEDLYTLQLGLARLYSINPGEGLIDWPLVMAASTLTILPVLLGFVLVERHLVRGITMGAVK; via the coding sequence ATGAGGCATGATCTCGCGCTCAAATCGGGGCTGGCGCTGCTGGCCGGCATCATCTTCCTGTCGCCGGTGCTCTATTCGATCTGGATGTCGTTCCAGACCGCCAGTTCCTACTACCAGGGCGGCTTCGTCGCGACGCTGGACAATTACTGGCGGGTGATCAGCGAGTACAATTTCGCCCGCTACCTGTTTAACAGCCTGCTGGTTTCGGGCCTCGTGACCCTGGCCGGCTTGGCCTTTGCCACCATGGCGGCCTTTGCCTTTGCCCGGTTCGATTTCAAGGGGCGCGACCTGCTGTTTGGCCTCACCGTGGCGACGCTGATGATCCCCAGCCACATCACGCTGATCCCCAACTACCTGACCCTGGCTTCGGCTGGCCTGCTCGACAGTTATGCCGGCCTGATCCTGCCCGCCATTTCCAACGGCTTTGCCGCTTTCTTCCTGCGCCAGTATATGCGCGGTATTCCCAGGGCGCTCGACGAGGCCGCCTACATGGATGGCGCCACGCCACTGCAGGTGCTCTGGCGGGTGATCGTGCCGATCTCGCGCCCCGCCATCTTCTCGATGGGCCTCTATATCTTCCTGGCGGAGTGGAACAACTACATCTGGCCGCTGGTCGCCGTCGGCAAAGAGGACCTCTACACGCTCCAGCTCGGGCTGGCCCGGCTCTACAGCATCAATCCGGGCGAGGGCCTGATCGACTGGCCTCTGGTCATGGCCGCCTCAACTCTCACCATCCTGCCCGTCCTGCTCGGCTTCGTGCTGGTGGAACGGCATCTGGTGCGCGGCATCACCATGGGCGCCGTCAAATGA
- a CDS encoding glycerophosphodiester phosphodiesterase family protein: MTRIAAHRGGTLEYGDSTPQGFAATATMALEQVEFDVHPTSDGATIVHHDATLDRTTDRTGAIAALTEAEVRAATINFGAGAHPLTLAELCAVFRPSPVDLRCEIKPDEHGRPYTNFVPRVIATLGEQAMLERTTFTSFLLETLDELAPLTMQPRLWLVSPPVLRQLGIGAVIELAQARSIGEIGLHVDDADRTVKTALEQAGLIFGCWAAHSVEQMEKALALEAHVFTTDRPSLAIEVRNRRLEGLSE, translated from the coding sequence ATGACACGCATCGCGGCCCACCGTGGCGGCACCCTCGAATATGGGGACAGCACGCCGCAAGGCTTTGCGGCAACCGCCACCATGGCGCTCGAACAGGTCGAGTTCGACGTGCATCCCACCAGCGACGGCGCCACCATCGTGCATCACGACGCAACGCTTGACCGCACGACCGATCGGACGGGCGCCATAGCCGCGCTGACCGAAGCGGAAGTGCGCGCCGCCACCATCAATTTTGGGGCCGGAGCCCATCCGCTGACACTGGCGGAACTCTGCGCCGTGTTCCGGCCCAGCCCGGTCGATCTGCGTTGCGAGATCAAGCCGGACGAGCATGGTCGGCCCTACACAAATTTCGTCCCGCGGGTCATCGCCACGCTGGGCGAGCAGGCCATGCTCGAGCGCACCACCTTCACCTCGTTCCTGCTCGAAACGCTGGACGAACTGGCGCCCTTGACCATGCAGCCGCGGCTCTGGCTGGTCAGTCCGCCGGTGCTGCGCCAGCTGGGTATCGGCGCCGTGATCGAGCTGGCGCAAGCGCGGTCGATTGGCGAGATCGGCCTGCATGTCGATGATGCCGACCGGACAGTCAAGACTGCGCTCGAACAGGCCGGCCTCATCTTCGGCTGCTGGGCCGCCCATTCGGTCGAGCAGATGGAAAAAGCCCTGGCGCTGGAGGCGCATGTCTTCACCACCGACCGTCCCAGCCTTGCGATCGAGGTGCGCAACCGCCGTCTGGAAGGGCTGTCAGAATGA
- a CDS encoding ABC transporter ATP-binding protein has translation MSAISMRNISKSFPGGAPVLQDVSMDIENGEFIVIVGPSGCGKSTLLRLVAGLERVNEGTIEIAGKRANDLPPQDRDIAMIFQNYALYPHMSVRENIAFGLELRGIAKAERNARAEAVAKTLQLTPFLGRKPGALSGGQRQRVAMGRAMARDCSIYLMDEPLSNLDNALRVAMRTEIKQLHRQLGATMVYVTHDQTEALSLADRIAVMQDGHLLQFDTPEAIYDRPAHKFVAGFLGTPAMNFLPAAALPAFAHHAHTTVGLRAESLRVLNAEPATPALPARVLLSEMTGATVILHCDGPAGKLTLNSARDELPRDPERFWIGYDPEQAMLFDDQSGLRIANP, from the coding sequence ATGAGCGCCATCAGCATGCGCAATATCAGCAAGTCCTTCCCCGGCGGCGCGCCGGTGCTGCAGGACGTCTCGATGGACATCGAGAATGGCGAGTTCATCGTCATTGTCGGGCCCTCGGGCTGCGGCAAATCCACCCTGTTGCGGCTGGTCGCCGGGCTTGAGAGGGTCAATGAGGGCACTATCGAGATTGCCGGCAAGCGCGCCAATGACCTGCCGCCGCAGGATCGTGACATCGCCATGATCTTTCAGAACTACGCGCTTTATCCGCATATGAGCGTGCGCGAGAACATCGCTTTCGGTCTCGAGCTGCGCGGCATTGCCAAGGCCGAGCGCAATGCCCGCGCCGAGGCGGTGGCCAAAACCCTGCAGCTGACGCCCTTTCTCGGGCGCAAGCCCGGCGCCCTGTCGGGCGGCCAGCGCCAGCGCGTGGCCATGGGTCGGGCCATGGCGCGCGACTGTTCGATCTATCTGATGGACGAGCCGCTTTCCAATCTCGACAATGCCCTGCGGGTGGCCATGCGCACCGAGATCAAGCAACTGCACCGCCAGCTGGGCGCCACCATGGTCTATGTCACCCATGACCAGACCGAGGCCCTGTCGCTGGCCGACCGGATCGCGGTGATGCAGGATGGCCATCTGCTGCAGTTCGACACGCCCGAGGCCATCTATGATCGGCCGGCGCATAAATTCGTCGCCGGCTTTCTGGGCACGCCGGCCATGAATTTCCTGCCGGCTGCGGCACTGCCGGCCTTTGCCCATCACGCGCATACCACCGTCGGCCTGCGCGCCGAATCCCTGCGCGTGCTGAACGCTGAACCCGCCACACCGGCGCTTCCAGCGCGCGTACTGCTGTCCGAAATGACCGGCGCCACGGTGATCCTGCACTGTGACGGACCAGCCGGCAAATTGACGCTGAACAGCGCCCGCGATGAACTGCCCCGCGATCCGGAACGCTTCTGGATCGGCTACGACCCCGAGCAGGCCATGCTGTTTGACGACCAAAGTGGACTTCGGATCGCAAATCCGTGA
- a CDS encoding MurR/RpiR family transcriptional regulator has protein sequence MAPEPTPPRTLLDRVKSSPSRLTPSDERLLEVLLGDPMRAAMDNGAAISSRAGVHPASAVRFARRLGFAGYPELRSFIQESLVQSEGDFESPAARMAARLARAPSGGLLDSVIDSEIAALRQMRRAVSDDDIAHFAQRLRDCRRIFVFGRGHAATLSALISLRLTRSGYDALDLGAQMHQLPEALNGLTNRDVVWLFAFRKAPALVGEIQAIASQRGALTLAITDRQAGRFANTVDRHVVVSRGAAGESQSLVVPMTIANTIILELAAIDDGRSIRALDAFKAFRASGKLSTTLL, from the coding sequence ATGGCCCCTGAGCCCACCCCGCCGCGAACCCTGCTCGACCGCGTCAAGAGCAGCCCGAGCCGGCTGACCCCTTCCGATGAACGCCTGCTCGAAGTGCTGCTGGGCGATCCGATGCGCGCGGCCATGGATAATGGCGCGGCGATCTCGTCGCGGGCCGGCGTGCATCCCGCTTCGGCCGTCCGCTTCGCCCGAAGGCTCGGCTTTGCCGGCTATCCCGAACTGCGCAGCTTCATCCAGGAAAGCCTGGTGCAGAGCGAGGGTGACTTTGAAAGCCCGGCGGCACGCATGGCGGCGCGGCTGGCCCGCGCCCCGTCCGGCGGCCTGCTCGATTCCGTCATCGATAGCGAAATTGCCGCTTTGCGCCAGATGCGCCGGGCGGTCAGCGATGACGATATCGCCCACTTTGCCCAGCGCCTGCGCGATTGCCGGCGGATCTTTGTGTTCGGCCGCGGTCATGCCGCCACGCTGTCAGCGCTGATCAGCCTGCGGCTGACGCGCTCGGGCTATGATGCACTCGACCTGGGCGCTCAGATGCATCAGCTGCCCGAGGCGCTCAATGGGCTGACCAACCGGGATGTCGTCTGGCTGTTCGCCTTCCGCAAGGCGCCGGCGCTGGTCGGCGAGATCCAGGCCATAGCCAGCCAGCGGGGCGCTTTGACCCTGGCGATTACCGACCGCCAGGCGGGCCGCTTTGCCAACACGGTTGACCGCCACGTCGTCGTCTCGCGCGGTGCAGCCGGCGAGTCGCAGTCCCTGGTGGTTCCCATGACCATTGCCAACACGATCATCCTCGAGCTCGCCGCCATCGATGACGGCCGCTCCATCCGGGCGCTCGATGCTTTCAAGGCGTTTCGCGCCAGCGGCAAGCTGTCCACCACCCTGCTCTGA
- a CDS encoding glycerophosphodiester phosphodiesterase produces the protein MKIIAHRGYSADYAENTPQSWDAALAAGAHAIETDIRFSSDGIAVCAHDDDLDRLFGRPERVSDVAWPELEALESPNGARIARLADVLAYAGNGHYVLLDLKDESPQALERIWQIIVAEVPAAQHPLVIAGCHGLEAVRFFGARGATILGFIPAPDMAEAFWQAGATTIRLWEGDVSPARVTTLQALGAEVWVTSGGDGTSFDGGDHNGTDMAGLAAIGVGGVLVNDVALAVRQVASLG, from the coding sequence ATGAAGATCATCGCCCATCGCGGCTATAGCGCCGATTACGCCGAGAACACACCCCAGAGCTGGGACGCAGCGCTGGCTGCCGGCGCCCATGCCATCGAAACCGATATCCGCTTTTCCAGCGATGGCATTGCGGTCTGCGCCCATGACGACGATCTCGACCGGCTGTTCGGGCGGCCCGAACGGGTGAGCGATGTTGCATGGCCGGAACTGGAAGCGCTGGAGAGTCCAAACGGCGCGCGCATTGCGCGGCTTGCCGATGTGCTGGCTTATGCGGGCAATGGCCATTACGTCCTGCTCGATCTCAAGGATGAAAGCCCGCAGGCGCTCGAACGGATCTGGCAGATCATCGTGGCCGAAGTGCCCGCAGCGCAGCACCCGCTGGTGATCGCAGGGTGCCACGGCCTAGAGGCGGTGCGGTTTTTTGGCGCGCGCGGGGCGACGATCCTGGGCTTTATTCCCGCTCCCGACATGGCCGAGGCGTTCTGGCAGGCCGGCGCGACCACCATCCGCCTGTGGGAAGGCGATGTTTCTCCGGCGCGGGTCACCACCCTGCAGGCGCTTGGCGCCGAGGTCTGGGTGACCAGCGGGGGTGACGGGACTAGTTTTGATGGCGGCGACCATAACGGCACCGATATGGCGGGGCTCGCCGCGATCGGGGTTGGCGGGGTTCTCGTCAATGACGTGGCGCTGGCCGTGCGGCAGGTTGCGAGCCTGGGCTGA
- a CDS encoding ABC1 kinase family protein, which produces MSDDRNNRAVPTGRLGRLLGMGGMAASIGAGVAFSSARQLLNGRPPSLSDLLLAPANALRVADQLSHMRGAAMKLGQLLSMDAGQILPGEWSTILARLQADASPMPRFQLEQQLVRQWGRGWRDRFDHFEMAPVAAASIGQVHRATTRSGRDLAIKVQYPGIAASIDSDIDNVVALLRLSRLIPPGVSLDALVAEARLQLQQEADYLGEADHLTRYAGLVAGDPTLLVPEVDSELTGPGVLAMTFIDSEPIDWVIGRPQAERNRIAERLIRLTLQEVFDFGVIQTDPNFANFRYQKASGRLVLLDFGATRTIPAELTEKLRLLLRAALARDRAGQTDAMVDIGYFAPGRQRLAQLALDLLAMGMDAVMAGPMFDFVAADLPRRARDRALSAGFGADLWSIPPVDTLFIHRKIGGMYLLASRLGATVDVRGLLEEFAGSHS; this is translated from the coding sequence ATGTCCGATGATCGAAACAACCGCGCCGTGCCAACCGGAAGGCTGGGACGACTGCTTGGCATGGGCGGCATGGCAGCGTCCATTGGCGCCGGGGTGGCATTTTCATCCGCCCGGCAGCTGTTGAACGGCAGGCCACCGAGCCTGAGCGACCTGCTGCTGGCGCCCGCCAATGCCCTGCGCGTTGCCGACCAACTTTCCCACATGCGCGGCGCCGCGATGAAACTGGGGCAGCTGCTATCTATGGATGCCGGACAAATCCTGCCGGGCGAATGGTCTACTATCCTGGCGCGCCTGCAGGCTGATGCATCGCCCATGCCGCGCTTTCAGCTTGAGCAGCAGCTGGTCCGGCAGTGGGGCCGGGGCTGGCGGGACCGGTTCGACCATTTCGAGATGGCGCCGGTGGCCGCCGCGTCGATTGGCCAGGTGCACCGCGCCACAACCCGTTCGGGCCGCGACCTGGCGATCAAGGTGCAGTATCCGGGCATTGCCGCCAGCATTGACAGCGACATCGACAACGTGGTCGCGCTGCTGCGCCTGTCGCGGCTGATCCCGCCGGGCGTGTCGCTCGATGCCCTGGTGGCAGAGGCCCGCCTTCAGCTGCAGCAGGAAGCCGACTATCTTGGCGAGGCCGACCACCTCACCCGCTATGCCGGCCTGGTTGCCGGCGATCCGACCCTGCTGGTGCCCGAGGTAGACAGCGAGCTGACCGGCCCGGGCGTGCTGGCAATGACCTTTATCGACAGCGAGCCGATCGATTGGGTGATCGGCCGCCCGCAGGCGGAACGAAACCGTATTGCCGAACGCCTCATCCGCCTGACGCTGCAGGAGGTCTTCGACTTCGGTGTCATCCAGACCGACCCCAACTTTGCCAATTTCCGCTACCAGAAGGCCAGCGGGCGCCTGGTCCTGCTCGATTTCGGCGCGACGCGCACCATTCCCGCTGAGCTGACCGAAAAGTTGCGACTTCTGCTGCGGGCGGCGCTGGCGCGCGACAGGGCCGGGCAAACCGATGCCATGGTGGATATCGGCTATTTCGCGCCGGGGCGGCAGCGGCTGGCGCAACTGGCCCTTGACCTTTTGGCCATGGGCATGGACGCGGTCATGGCCGGGCCGATGTTTGATTTTGTGGCGGCAGACCTGCCTCGGCGCGCCCGGGACCGTGCCCTGAGCGCCGGCTTTGGCGCCGACCTCTGGTCGATACCACCCGTCGACACCCTGTTCATCCACCGCAAGATTGGCGGCATGTACCTGCTGGCCAGCCGGCTTGGCGCGACAGTGGATGTCCGCGGCCTGCTGGAAGAGTTTGCCGGGAGCCACTCTTGA
- a CDS encoding DUF427 domain-containing protein, which yields MNFPIPIKPGSGEESVWDYPRPPRLEHVAKPVQIVFAGVLVVDASECYRVLETSHPPVYYISPDFVAAGVLIPAAGSSLCEWKGRADYFDVAANGRVAARASWRYAAPTERFAPIAGFLAFYAGPMDRCAVGGEIVTPQPGGFYGGWITPGIVGPFKGEPGSLGW from the coding sequence GTGAATTTTCCAATCCCGATCAAGCCTGGGTCAGGCGAGGAAAGCGTCTGGGACTATCCGCGCCCGCCCAGGCTCGAGCATGTCGCCAAGCCTGTGCAGATTGTCTTTGCCGGTGTCCTTGTCGTGGACGCATCCGAATGCTACCGGGTTCTCGAAACCAGCCACCCACCCGTCTACTATATCTCCCCCGATTTTGTTGCGGCCGGTGTCCTGATCCCCGCTGCCGGCTCCAGCCTGTGTGAATGGAAAGGGCGCGCCGACTATTTCGATGTCGCGGCCAATGGCCGGGTCGCGGCGCGGGCCTCCTGGCGCTATGCCGCGCCCACGGAGCGGTTTGCGCCCATCGCTGGTTTCCTGGCCTTCTATGCCGGACCGATGGACCGGTGCGCAGTCGGCGGCGAGATCGTGACCCCTCAGCCGGGCGGCTTTTATGGTGGCTGGATCACCCCCGGCATTGTCGGGCCGTTCAAGGGTGAGCCGGGATCGCTCGGCTGGTGA